A window of the Podospora bellae-mahoneyi strain CBS 112042 chromosome 6, whole genome shotgun sequence genome harbors these coding sequences:
- a CDS encoding hypothetical protein (EggNog:ENOG503NUV1; COG:S) produces MASRFSAARPKRASEAFARTHHGSTSESSSKKVRFDIRNPSALAPTADSDESDQEEQDQTLAADVIGSSTRATKRGAVNIDGYDSDSENEHFEARAEARSDKVNLEEALDNYNSQPTTTSKPDSDDEIDMFGTADSDTESKPSNKPSKKKDKTVNFLDVDQIEGQEGDSKSGGHITINPSAEPTLSDDEDDDEEENPDTIAAAIAEEGLDEEVGLGGLKKHAPKIDAFNMRAEQEEGAFDEAGNFIRKAADADAVHDRWLEGVSKKEMKAAAAAHEKREEGLRKRQKEEDKITTGELMTRLILKLERGETALEALARLRKGQKRERKVPRWKLEKQKKKKNGGEGGDEMDVDAGGDRKEKDAEQERIKEAIEDIADAADKLMGREYPDIYDYERERLCRMYYNETGERWVEPATEEEESQPAEKMWEFMWVDGRDGGEGNIQGPFDGKTMEAWREAGYFGDGVEFRVKGTEGWMRVADFV; encoded by the coding sequence ATGGCCTCCCGCTTCTCCGCCGCGCGCCCCAAACGCGCCTCCGAAGCCTTCGCCCGCACCCACCACGGCTCAACCTccgaatcctcctccaaaaaagtCCGCTTCGACATCCgcaacccctccgccctcgCACCCACCGCCGACTCGGACGAATCCgaccaagaagaacaagaccaaaccctcgccgccgacgTAATcggctcctccacccgcGCAACAAAACGCGGAGCAGTAAACATCGATGGCTACGACTCCGACTCTGAAAACGAGCACTTTGAAGCCCGCGCCGAAGCCCGCAGCGACAAGGTCAACCTCGAAGAAGCCCTCGACAATTACaactcccaacccaccaccacctctaaACCAGACTCGGACGATGAAATCGACATGTTTGGCACCGCCGACTCAGACACTGAGTCCAAACCTTCCAACAAaccctccaaaaaaaaggacaaaACTGTCAACTTTTTAGATGTTGACCAGATTGAAGGTCAAGAAGGGGACTCCAAATCAGGCGgtcacatcaccatcaacccttCAGCCGaacccaccctctccgatgacgaagacgacgacgaagaagaaaaccccgacaccatcgccgccgccatcgcaGAAGAGGGCCTAGACGAGGAAGTCGGCCTGGGAGGCTTAAAAAAACATGCACCCAAGATCGACGCCTTCAACATGCGCGCCGAGCAGGAAGAGGGCGCTTTTGACGAGGCGGGGAATTTCATCAGGAaggctgctgatgctgatgctgttCATGACCGCTGGCTGGAGGGGGTTAGTAAAAAGGAAatgaaggctgctgctgctgcgcatgagaagagagaggaggggttgaggaagagacAAAAGGAGGAAGATAAGATTACGACTGGGGAGTTGATGACGCGGCTTATACTAAAGCTAGAAAGGGGGGAAACTGCGCTGGAGGCGTTGGCTAGGCTTAGGAAGGggcagaagagggagaggaaggtgccgaggtggaagttggagaaacaaaagaagaagaagaatgggggagagggaggggatgagatggatgttgatgctggtggGGATagaaaggagaaggatgcgGAACAGGAGAGGATTAAAGAGGCGATTGAGGATATTGCGGATGCCGCGGACaagttgatggggagggagtacCCGGATATATATGATTATgaaagggagaggttgtGCAGGATGTATTATAATGAaacgggggagaggtgggttgagCCAGCAacggaagaggaagaatcACAACCAGCAGAGAAGATGTGGGAGTTTATGTGGGTGGACggacgggatgggggagaagggaatATACAAGGGCCTTTTGACGGCAAGACTATGGAGGCgtggagggaggcggggtattttggggatggggttgagttTAGAGTCAAGGGGACAGAAgggtggatgagggtggCGGATTTTGTTTAG
- the RVB2 gene encoding RuvB-like protein 2 (COG:L; EggNog:ENOG503NVB1): MCTASRRDNSNQQSVESHQPHDSKKCWRVHTSFLERQKSNIFAKVICNKRTMAAPVVTVSESKELRGLNLIAAHSHIRGLGVDVDTLEPRIASQGLVGQEKARKAAAVVLEMIKQGKIAGRAVLIAGPPSTGKTAIAMGMAQSLGSDVPFTTLAASEIFSLEMSKTEALTQAFRKSIGVRIKEDSEIMEGEVVEIQIDRSVTGGAKQGKLTIKTTDMEAIYDMGSKMIDAMTKERVMAGDIISIDKSSGKITKLGRSYARSRDYDAMGVDTKFLQCPDGELQKRKEVVHTVSLHEIDVINSRTQGFLALFSGDTGEIRSEIRDQINTKVAEWKEEGKAEIVPGVLFIDEVHMLDIECFSYINRALESDLAPIVIMASNRGHSKIRGTDYKSPHGLPLDFLDRVSIINTHAYNGDEIRQILTIRAQEEEVDITPDALALLTKIGQEAGLRYASNLITTSELIRAKRRGASKQIGIEDVQRSFKLFYDPGRSVKFVQDSEKRLIGEDGAVDFRVQNGAGAAPAATVVSAVGGGEKMDTS, encoded by the exons ATGTGCACAGCGTCAAGACGCGATAACTCTAATCAGCAATCAGTCGAATCTCATCAGCCTCACGATTCCAAGAAGTGTTGGCGCGTTCATACCAGCTTCCTCGAACGGCAAAAATCTAACATCTTCGCCAAAGTCATTTGCAACAAGCGCACAATGGCTGCT CCCGTCGTCACCGTCTCCGAGAGCAAAGAGCTCCGGGGGCTCAACCTCATCGCCGCCCACTCGCACATTCGTGGgctgggtgttgatgtcgataCCCTCGAGCCCAGAATTGCCTCCCAGGGCCTGGTAGGACAGGAGAAGGCGCGCAAAGCTGCCGCTGTGGTGCTGGAGATGATCAAGCAGGGGAAGATTGCTGGCCGCGCAGTACTTATTGCTGGACCCCCAAG TACCGGCAAAACCGCCATCGCAATGGGCATGGCCCAATCCCTCGGCTCCGAcgtccccttcaccaccctcgccgcctccgaAATCTTCTCCCTCGAAATGTCCAAAACCGAAGCCCTCACCCAAGCCTTCCGCAAGTCCATCGGTGTCCGAATCAAAGAAGACTCCGAAATCATGGAGGGCGAAGTCGTAGAGATCCAAATCGACCGCTCCGTCACGGGCGGCGCAAAGCAAGGGAAGCTCACTATCAAAACCACCGACATGGAAGCCATCTACGACATGGGCAGCAAAATGATCGACGCCATGACCAAAGAGCGCGTCATGGCCGGAGACATCATCTCCATCGACAAATCCTCCGGCAAGATTACCAAGCTCGGCCGTTCCTACGCCCGCTCCCGCGACTACGACGCCATGGGTGTCGACACAAAATTCCTCCAGTGCCCCGATGGTGAACTCCAAAAACGCAAGGAAGTCGTCCACACTGTCTCGCTCCACGAAATCGACGTCATCAACTCCCGCACCCAGGGCTTTTTGGCCCTCTTCTCGGGCGATACCGGTGAGATCAGGAGTGAAATCCGCGATCAAATCAACACAAAAGTAGCAGAGTGGAAGGAAGAAGGCAAAGCTGAAATAGTCCCCGGCGTGCTCTTCATCGACGAAGTCCACATGCTCGACATCGAATGCTTCTCGTACATCAACCGCGCCCTCGAGTCTGACCTCgcccccatcgtcatcatggcCAGCAACAGAGGACACTCCAAGATTAGGGGAACAGACTATAAATCCCCCCACGGTCTCCCCCTCGACTTCCTCGACCGTGTATCAATCATCAACACGCACGCTTATAACGGCGACGAAATCAGGCAGATTCTTACTATTCGTGCccaggaggaagaagtggatATCACACCTGATGCTCTTGCCCTCTTGACAAAGATTGGACAGGAGGCTGGGCTGAGGTATGCGAGCAATCTTATCACTACTTCGGAGCTCATcagggcgaagaggaggggtgCGAGCAAGCAGATTGGTATCGAGGATGTGCAGAGGAGCTTCAAGCTGTTTTATGACCCGGGCAGGAGTGTGAAGTTTGTGCAGGATtcggagaagaggttgattGGGGAGGACGGGGCGGTGGATTTTAGGGTGCAGaatggtgctggtgctgctccTGCGGCGACGGTTGTGTCTGCggtcgggggtggggagaagatggataCCTCGTGA